One stretch of Sulfuricurvum kujiense DSM 16994 DNA includes these proteins:
- a CDS encoding class I SAM-dependent DNA methyltransferase gives MSFKNIEALEKRLWSAADELRANSNLTASEYSRPVLGLIFLRYAEYRYLIAKEAIESTQTSRRRGTDIKTAIQAEGAMYVPDVALFDNLLKLPDGADIGRAINDAMKALEAENEAIRDTLPKTYTKFDNAILITLLKNFAGIRFDIGTDVFGRIYEYFLTEFAKSEGQGGGEFFTPAHLVRLITEIIEPYHGKVFDPACGSGGMFVSSASFVAEHNRNASSELSIFGQEKTGDTVRIAKLNLAVHGLQGDIKEGNSYYEDIHQCAGQFDFVMANPPFNVNNIQKERIADDKARFPFGMPNVDNGNYLWIQLFYASLNDTGRAGFVMANSAADARGSEMEIRRQLTLSGGVDVMVAISSNFFYTVTLPCTLWFLDKGKPQSRKDKVLFIDARHIFKQVTRSVRDYSSEQLNFIADIVRLYRGEATDDTYKTHHEDERNDGEYTVERFFADGTYQDIAGLCKVATIDEIAVQGYSLNPGRYVGVAAGVEDDEEEFAIRLETLQEELEVLNAEAHELERRIAENVAEILATR, from the coding sequence ATGAGTTTTAAAAACATCGAAGCACTTGAAAAACGGTTATGGTCAGCAGCCGATGAGCTGCGTGCCAACTCCAATCTAACTGCATCAGAATATTCTCGTCCGGTATTGGGACTGATCTTTTTACGGTATGCTGAATATCGTTATCTGATAGCCAAAGAGGCGATCGAATCTACACAAACTTCCCGTCGTCGCGGAACGGATATCAAAACTGCGATTCAAGCTGAGGGGGCAATGTATGTCCCCGATGTTGCATTGTTCGATAACCTCCTAAAACTTCCTGATGGAGCCGACATCGGACGTGCGATCAATGACGCGATGAAAGCACTCGAAGCCGAGAATGAAGCGATCCGTGATACCCTACCGAAAACTTATACTAAATTTGATAATGCTATCCTTATCACTCTCTTGAAAAACTTTGCGGGGATTCGTTTCGACATCGGTACGGATGTATTCGGGCGTATCTATGAGTATTTTCTCACGGAGTTTGCCAAGAGCGAAGGGCAAGGGGGCGGAGAGTTTTTTACCCCTGCGCATTTAGTACGTCTCATCACCGAGATCATCGAGCCCTATCACGGTAAAGTCTTCGACCCCGCGTGCGGAAGCGGCGGGATGTTCGTCTCAAGTGCGTCCTTTGTCGCCGAGCACAACCGGAACGCCAGCAGTGAGCTCTCGATCTTCGGTCAGGAAAAGACAGGAGATACCGTCCGTATCGCGAAACTCAATCTCGCAGTTCATGGGCTACAAGGGGATATTAAAGAGGGGAACTCCTACTACGAGGATATTCACCAATGCGCCGGACAGTTTGATTTTGTCATGGCAAATCCTCCTTTCAACGTCAACAACATCCAAAAAGAGCGAATAGCGGATGATAAAGCTCGTTTCCCATTTGGTATGCCCAACGTCGACAACGGCAACTATCTGTGGATACAGCTCTTTTACGCGAGTTTGAACGATACCGGTCGTGCCGGTTTCGTTATGGCAAACTCTGCGGCGGATGCCAGAGGAAGTGAGATGGAGATCCGCCGTCAGCTCACCCTTAGTGGCGGAGTGGATGTGATGGTTGCGATCAGTTCGAACTTCTTTTATACCGTGACGTTACCGTGTACGCTGTGGTTTTTGGACAAGGGCAAACCGCAATCTCGAAAAGATAAAGTTCTCTTTATCGATGCACGTCATATCTTTAAGCAGGTCACTCGATCGGTGCGTGATTACAGCTCTGAGCAGCTCAACTTTATCGCCGATATCGTTCGACTCTATCGGGGAGAAGCGACTGATGACACCTATAAAACCCACCATGAGGATGAGCGCAACGACGGTGAGTATACGGTAGAGAGATTTTTCGCTGATGGGACGTATCAAGACATCGCGGGACTCTGTAAAGTTGCCACTATTGACGAGATCGCCGTGCAGGGGTACAGCCTCAATCCGGGGCGCTACGTAGGTGTCGCTGCAGGAGTAGAAGACGACGAGGAAGAATTTGCTATCCGACTCGAAACACTCCAAGAAGAGCTGGAAGTGCTTAATGCTGAAGCGCATGAACTGGAACGGCGAATTGCTGAGAATGTTGCTGAGATTTTGGCTACACGATGA
- a CDS encoding restriction endonuclease subunit S yields MSKTIQLGDYICTLKGFAFKSQWYEKDGHPIVKVSDFTENSIDTSKLVKIPFEVAEKYKKYSLKTNDIVIQTVGSWPSNPASVVGKTIKVPCQAHGSLLNQNAVIIYPDKNIDQSYLYYVLKDQNFKDYIVGTAQGAASQASITLDAIKGFELELPDQEVQQKIASILSTYDVLIENNNRRITILEEMARSLYREWFVKFRFPGHEAVEMVDSELGQIPKGWEVSPLENLCSRITDGSHKSPKSVLEGFPMASVKDMHDFGLNVNSCRKISKEDFDDLVRNDCKVTANDILIAKDGSYLKHTFVVEKDLDIALLSSIAMLRPNNKIKSHFLSYCLKSPEVKERMKQCVSGVAIPRIILQDFRNFKIIVPTIDIQKQWNNLIEDNIQMCWNLIKQNNLLKTQRDMLLPKLISGKLQIT; encoded by the coding sequence ATGAGTAAAACTATTCAACTCGGAGATTACATTTGCACTCTAAAGGGTTTTGCTTTTAAAAGCCAATGGTATGAAAAAGATGGGCATCCTATTGTAAAAGTATCAGATTTTACAGAAAATTCTATAGATACATCGAAGCTTGTAAAAATCCCTTTTGAAGTAGCAGAAAAATATAAAAAATATTCATTAAAAACAAATGATATTGTGATTCAAACGGTAGGATCTTGGCCAAGTAATCCAGCATCAGTTGTTGGAAAAACTATTAAAGTTCCTTGTCAAGCTCATGGGTCTTTGCTGAATCAAAATGCTGTAATCATTTATCCAGATAAAAATATTGATCAAAGCTATCTCTACTATGTGTTAAAAGATCAAAATTTTAAAGATTATATTGTTGGTACGGCACAAGGAGCTGCAAGTCAAGCAAGTATTACATTGGACGCTATAAAAGGCTTTGAATTAGAATTACCTGATCAAGAAGTTCAACAAAAAATTGCTTCTATCCTTTCTACTTACGATGTCCTGATCGAAAACAATAACCGCCGTATCACGATCCTCGAAGAGATGGCACGTAGCCTCTATCGAGAATGGTTCGTCAAATTCCGATTTCCTGGTCATGAAGCGGTTGAAATGGTCGATTCGGAGTTGGGACAGATACCGAAGGGATGGGAAGTTTCTCCTCTTGAAAATTTATGTAGTCGTATTACTGATGGATCGCATAAAAGTCCAAAATCAGTATTAGAAGGGTTTCCAATGGCTTCAGTAAAGGATATGCATGATTTCGGATTAAATGTTAATTCTTGCCGTAAGATTTCTAAGGAAGATTTTGATGACCTTGTCAGAAATGACTGCAAAGTGACAGCTAATGATATTTTGATTGCAAAGGACGGAAGTTATCTCAAACACACATTTGTAGTAGAAAAAGATCTCGATATCGCTTTGTTGTCTTCAATAGCAATGTTACGTCCTAATAATAAAATTAAATCACATTTTTTATCGTATTGTTTGAAAAGTCCAGAAGTTAAAGAAAGAATGAAACAGTGTGTCTCTGGTGTTGCGATACCCCGTATCATTTTACAGGACTTCAGAAACTTTAAAATTATAGTTCCAACAATAGACATACAAAAACAATGGAATAATTTGATTGAAGACAATATCCAGATGTGTTGGAATTTGATTAAGCAAAATAATTTATTGAAAACTCAGCGAGACATGCTCTTACCGAAGCTGATTTCGGGGAAACTTCAAATCACATGA
- a CDS encoding helix-turn-helix domain-containing protein — protein MFGERIARARKTAGLSLRGLADQVGVSQTAIAKYEKNQIHPDSQMLLKLSQALGVKSGYFFRQQSVTLSKPEYRKKSSISQKQLDIIEGKILDQIERRLELEALFPKSPVHPFALVEGLPSVIGSYEDIEAIAEAVRNEWKLGMNPIPELIDVLESHGIRVFQVEDDGDGKFDGLMAHVGEHPVVVISSKWSGDRQRFTMAHELGHLLMHGRLNEGLNEEKACHRFAGALLVPKVAVQDELGTFRTKLEYRELLLLKQEYGISMSAALRRAYDLGIIKESYYKHVVIDFSQRGWRKNEPYPTKQEESHHFTQLIFHALAEEYIGESKAADLMNMSVMDFYHLRMIESNGASVHQ, from the coding sequence ATGTTTGGAGAGCGTATAGCGCGGGCGCGTAAAACCGCCGGCTTATCATTACGTGGATTGGCAGATCAAGTGGGTGTTTCTCAGACAGCCATAGCAAAATATGAAAAAAATCAGATTCACCCCGATTCGCAGATGCTTTTAAAACTATCTCAGGCTTTAGGGGTAAAGAGCGGGTATTTTTTCCGTCAACAAAGCGTAACCCTTTCAAAACCGGAGTATCGTAAAAAAAGCTCAATATCTCAAAAACAGCTGGATATCATCGAGGGGAAAATTTTGGATCAAATCGAACGCCGTTTAGAGCTCGAAGCGTTGTTTCCAAAATCCCCTGTACACCCTTTTGCTTTGGTTGAGGGATTGCCTTCTGTGATTGGGTCATATGAGGATATCGAAGCAATCGCTGAAGCGGTGCGTAATGAATGGAAACTTGGGATGAATCCTATCCCTGAACTGATCGACGTTTTGGAGAGTCATGGAATCCGTGTGTTTCAGGTTGAGGATGATGGTGATGGTAAATTTGATGGTCTAATGGCACATGTTGGGGAACATCCTGTAGTCGTGATATCCTCAAAATGGTCGGGAGATCGACAACGATTTACAATGGCGCATGAATTAGGACATTTGTTAATGCACGGACGACTCAATGAGGGATTAAACGAAGAAAAGGCGTGTCATCGATTTGCGGGGGCATTGTTAGTGCCTAAAGTAGCAGTTCAAGATGAGCTGGGGACGTTTCGAACCAAGTTGGAGTATCGGGAGCTGTTGTTGTTGAAACAGGAGTACGGTATTTCGATGTCTGCGGCATTACGTCGGGCATATGATTTAGGGATTATTAAAGAGAGTTATTACAAACATGTGGTGATCGATTTTTCTCAGCGCGGTTGGCGTAAAAATGAGCCTTATCCTACCAAGCAAGAAGAGTCCCACCACTTCACTCAGCTGATTTTTCATGCATTGGCGGAAGAGTATATCGGAGAGTCCAAAGCGGCCGATTTGATGAATATGAGCGTCATGGATTTTTACCATCTCCGAATGATAGAGAGCAACGGTGCGTCTGTTCATCAGTGA
- a CDS encoding PIN domain-containing protein, whose product MRLFISDTNIFIDLTTCGLITQMFQLPYEFAVPDMLYFEELSENHGELPAYGLQIMTVNEEYTMYAAGLQSIYPQTGPNDLLALSLAKQENAPLISGDGALRIAAKKEGVDVKGTLWVMEEFVRHGMITIHEAEEAFERMKRYQRFLPWNEINALLRRLHEEFNQSEKL is encoded by the coding sequence GTGCGTCTGTTCATCAGTGATACGAATATCTTTATAGATTTAACCACTTGTGGATTAATCACTCAGATGTTTCAGCTTCCCTATGAATTTGCAGTGCCGGACATGCTTTATTTTGAAGAGCTTTCTGAAAATCATGGAGAGTTACCTGCGTATGGATTGCAGATCATGACGGTCAATGAAGAATATACGATGTATGCCGCTGGTTTGCAAAGTATTTATCCACAAACCGGACCAAATGATCTATTGGCTTTGTCGCTTGCAAAACAGGAGAATGCTCCTTTGATTAGCGGTGATGGTGCTTTGCGGATTGCAGCTAAAAAAGAGGGTGTCGATGTCAAAGGGACATTGTGGGTGATGGAAGAGTTCGTAAGGCATGGCATGATTACTATTCATGAGGCTGAAGAAGCATTTGAACGTATGAAGCGGTATCAGCGATTTTTACCATGGAATGAAATTAACGCATTATTGAGACGACTGCACGAAGAATTTAATCAAAGCGAGAAGCTATGA
- a CDS encoding type I restriction endonuclease subunit R — MSYTEDSIVEQSALSIFQEMQWQNLNVYKEDFGENGTLGRFNRSEVVLRPRLLHALEKLNPAISKTSLSEAADMIMRDRSAMSPIAANQEVYKIIKDGLKLSVHNDEGESEDVTLRVIDWEQPKENDFLLCSQFWIMGETQPKRADLIGFVNGLPLVFIELKSSHAKLSKAYNENLKDYKSSIPQLFWYNQLIILSNGIASKIGTVSSSWEHFSEWKKIEREDEPRRVSLEVILRGTCEKNRLLDLIENFTLYITKKETVKIVAKYHQFLGVNQSLKGIKHIKEIEGKLGVFWHTQGSGKSFSMTFFAQKIFRKIPGNWTFVIVTDRSDLDDQIYKGFHSAGVLAEECQADSGDDLRRLLSEDHRFVFTLIQKFRAPLGETYPLLSERDDVIVITDEAHRSQYSSMAMNMRSALPKASFIAFTGTPLLSGEERTKEVFGDYVSVYNFSDAVEDGATLPLYYENRVPEVGLKRDDLGDAILELLDEADLSDEQESKMEREFASAYHIITRKERLETIAHDIVEHFMGREYMGKAMTVSIDKPTAIKMYDLVQIAWKAKIEQLEAESKTARGSVLSKLQNDIEYMRQTDMAVVVSGGAGEEDRLRSRGVEIAPHRYRMEHERLDEKFKDPDDQLRIVFVCAMWLTGFDAPAVSTLYLDKPLKSHTLMQAIARANRLFPGKPNGQVVDYISIFGALREALGLYGATLDGSKIDLPAIDKERLYEALMVAMSEAKNFLDDQGVSLQAIINATQLEKLRLLDAASEMMQEPSNKETFTSYLRQINRIFKGILPDVRAEAFIAERVAINVIYQQMRLKAGEDIDDEEVMQVLRDRVNLLLDDAIETVEIKSYLPSPVNISQIDFEALMKMLEQMASPTRSEAERLKNIIERKLNVMIEQNSSRLDLKEKFQELVERYNLGAANAEVFFEELKRFIKEELNPEERRAAREELSEEELAIFDLIASGVELTEKERKEVKKVAHDLLETLKLLLVIDWRKKQQTKAKVRLTIEEVLDRLPQKYDEELWPRSVEMVYQHVFDSFGGLRAS; from the coding sequence ATGAGCTACACCGAAGATTCGATCGTTGAGCAAAGCGCACTAAGTATCTTTCAAGAGATGCAATGGCAAAATCTAAATGTCTACAAAGAAGACTTCGGTGAAAACGGAACATTGGGACGTTTTAATCGTAGCGAAGTCGTTCTCCGTCCGCGACTCCTCCATGCTCTCGAAAAATTAAATCCCGCTATTTCTAAAACCTCCCTCTCTGAAGCTGCTGATATGATTATGCGGGATCGTTCCGCTATGAGCCCGATCGCAGCAAATCAAGAGGTCTATAAAATCATCAAAGACGGTTTGAAGCTGAGCGTCCATAATGACGAGGGGGAAAGCGAAGATGTGACCCTTCGTGTGATCGACTGGGAACAGCCGAAAGAGAATGATTTTCTGCTGTGTTCACAGTTTTGGATCATGGGGGAAACTCAGCCTAAACGGGCGGATTTGATCGGATTTGTGAACGGACTCCCACTCGTATTTATAGAACTCAAATCATCACATGCCAAACTCTCTAAAGCCTATAACGAAAATCTAAAAGATTATAAATCATCTATCCCTCAGCTTTTTTGGTATAACCAGCTCATTATCCTCTCGAACGGTATTGCTTCTAAGATAGGGACGGTTTCGAGCAGCTGGGAACATTTCAGCGAATGGAAAAAAATCGAGCGAGAGGATGAGCCGCGACGGGTTAGTTTGGAAGTGATATTACGTGGAACCTGCGAGAAAAACCGCTTGCTTGATTTGATCGAAAATTTCACACTCTATATCACGAAAAAAGAGACCGTCAAGATCGTTGCAAAATACCATCAGTTCCTCGGTGTCAATCAATCATTGAAAGGTATAAAGCATATCAAGGAGATCGAAGGAAAACTCGGGGTGTTCTGGCACACACAGGGGAGTGGAAAAAGCTTTTCTATGACATTTTTTGCTCAGAAAATCTTTCGTAAGATTCCGGGTAACTGGACGTTTGTTATCGTGACTGATCGCAGTGATTTAGATGATCAGATATACAAAGGGTTTCACAGTGCAGGTGTATTGGCAGAAGAGTGTCAAGCAGATTCAGGGGATGATTTGCGACGTCTACTCAGCGAAGATCACCGATTTGTCTTTACCCTCATTCAAAAATTCCGTGCACCTCTTGGTGAGACGTATCCACTGTTATCAGAGCGTGATGATGTTATTGTCATTACCGATGAAGCCCACCGCAGCCAGTACTCATCCATGGCGATGAATATGCGTTCTGCATTGCCAAAAGCATCTTTTATTGCATTTACAGGGACACCATTGCTATCAGGGGAAGAGAGAACCAAAGAGGTATTTGGTGATTATGTGAGCGTATACAATTTTTCCGATGCAGTTGAAGATGGCGCGACGTTACCGCTCTATTATGAAAACCGTGTTCCCGAAGTAGGATTGAAGCGCGATGATTTGGGCGATGCGATTCTCGAACTCCTAGATGAGGCTGATCTGAGTGATGAACAAGAGTCGAAGATGGAGAGAGAATTTGCCAGTGCCTATCATATCATCACTCGCAAAGAGCGGCTAGAGACGATTGCCCATGATATCGTAGAGCATTTCATGGGGCGAGAGTATATGGGTAAAGCGATGACAGTCTCTATTGATAAACCCACCGCGATCAAGATGTATGATTTGGTACAGATAGCGTGGAAAGCAAAAATAGAGCAGCTCGAAGCCGAATCAAAAACGGCAAGAGGCAGTGTATTATCTAAGCTGCAAAATGACATCGAGTATATGCGTCAAACGGATATGGCAGTTGTCGTGTCGGGTGGTGCAGGTGAAGAAGATCGACTGCGTTCACGTGGTGTAGAAATAGCACCGCACCGATACCGGATGGAGCATGAAAGGCTTGATGAGAAATTCAAAGATCCCGATGATCAGTTGCGTATCGTATTTGTATGCGCTATGTGGCTGACTGGATTTGATGCCCCTGCTGTTTCGACACTCTACCTCGATAAACCGCTTAAAAGTCATACCCTAATGCAGGCGATAGCACGAGCTAATCGACTTTTCCCCGGTAAGCCTAATGGTCAGGTTGTCGATTACATCAGTATATTTGGAGCACTGAGAGAAGCTCTGGGGCTGTATGGTGCAACATTGGACGGATCAAAGATTGATCTTCCGGCTATTGATAAAGAACGTTTGTATGAAGCGCTAATGGTTGCGATGTCCGAAGCTAAAAACTTTTTAGACGATCAAGGTGTTTCGTTGCAGGCTATTATTAATGCGACGCAACTTGAAAAGCTTCGATTGCTCGATGCTGCCAGTGAAATGATGCAAGAGCCATCAAATAAAGAAACATTTACATCCTATCTGCGTCAAATCAATCGTATCTTCAAAGGAATCTTACCGGATGTACGCGCGGAAGCGTTTATAGCAGAGCGTGTAGCGATCAATGTCATCTATCAACAAATGCGGTTGAAGGCGGGTGAAGACATTGATGATGAAGAGGTAATGCAGGTTCTACGTGATAGAGTTAACTTGTTATTAGACGATGCCATTGAAACCGTAGAGATCAAATCGTATCTTCCGTCTCCGGTCAATATTTCTCAGATCGATTTTGAAGCACTAATGAAGATGTTAGAACAGATGGCTTCACCGACACGATCCGAAGCGGAACGACTTAAGAATATTATTGAGCGAAAATTGAACGTTATGATCGAGCAAAACAGTTCACGTTTGGATCTCAAAGAAAAGTTCCAAGAGTTGGTAGAGCGGTATAACCTCGGAGCGGCTAATGCCGAAGTCTTTTTCGAAGAGTTGAAACGCTTTATCAAAGAAGAACTTAATCCTGAAGAGAGACGTGCCGCGCGAGAAGAATTAAGTGAAGAAGAGTTGGCGATTTTTGATTTGATTGCATCGGGTGTTGAACTTACCGAAAAAGAGCGTAAAGAAGTTAAAAAAGTAGCTCACGATTTGTTAGAGACACTGAAACTCCTTTTGGTCATCGACTGGCGGAAGAAGCAACAAACTAAAGCGAAAGTACGATTGACGATCGAAGAGGTTCTGGATCGCTTGCCACAAAAGTATGATGAAGAGTTATGGCCACGATCGGTTGAGATGGTGTATCAGCATGTATTTGATAGTTTTGGCGGATTGAGGGCGTCGTAA
- a CDS encoding DUF4062 domain-containing protein, translating to MKPLKICISSTFLDLKEYRENAIKACEIFKAHSIVMEMLYSSYQSPIEASLGLVREADIYVCILGQRYGSVKEGFEKSITHLEYEEAQKLGKPSYFFLATEYLERETQLQNLIDEISQKYVYLEVLSPHELLIGLMNTLRNDFYQELKLDSKYLEELEKKYLHDSWHEMSMEFISHLKTSEILKKYEEDFLGLSQMLDYIHESYDRLESDLYDLLDKVNLDKSKLDQIPYYENPLINRDWAYVNIGFHNWKAALQRDFYNIKVRLLEYECQRNNDPDLIAELEKARHDLKENIALCYVD from the coding sequence ATGAAGCCATTAAAAATTTGTATTTCATCAACTTTCTTAGATCTGAAAGAATATCGTGAAAATGCAATCAAAGCGTGTGAAATCTTTAAAGCTCATTCTATTGTGATGGAAATGCTTTATAGTTCTTATCAATCACCTATAGAAGCTTCGTTAGGCTTAGTTCGAGAAGCGGATATTTATGTTTGTATTCTTGGACAACGTTATGGAAGTGTTAAAGAAGGTTTCGAAAAATCCATTACTCACTTGGAATACGAAGAAGCTCAAAAACTAGGCAAACCATCTTATTTTTTCCTTGCTACAGAATACTTGGAACGTGAAACGCAATTACAGAATTTGATCGATGAAATAAGTCAAAAATATGTATATCTTGAAGTATTATCACCACATGAACTATTAATAGGTTTGATGAATACATTGCGAAATGATTTTTATCAAGAGCTCAAATTGGATAGTAAATATCTTGAAGAACTAGAAAAAAAATATTTACATGACTCTTGGCATGAAATGTCAATGGAGTTTATCTCTCATTTGAAAACTTCTGAAATTTTGAAAAAATATGAAGAAGATTTTCTTGGTTTGAGTCAGATGCTTGATTACATTCATGAATCTTACGATAGGTTGGAATCAGATTTATATGATTTACTAGATAAGGTAAATTTGGACAAATCAAAATTAGATCAAATACCTTACTATGAAAATCCACTTATTAATAGGGATTGGGCGTATGTAAATATTGGATTTCATAATTGGAAGGCTGCCCTACAAAGAGATTTTTATAACATAAAAGTCAGACTGCTAGAATATGAATGTCAACGTAATAATGACCCAGATTTGATTGCTGAGCTTGAAAAAGCTCGACATGATTTGAAGGAAAACATAGCTCTTTGTTATGTGGATTAA
- a CDS encoding DUF1311 domain-containing protein gives MNKNVIEYIQEIKSRQRFKYIYGEFHGRISDMRSAFNVLPHKEFLRYFPLSLVALLETSCRMLIAELIDSGEPYISRSKELMDKQKIDFEVMKHLYGKKITMGEFIAHSVAINKLESIDRIFTTLLDKKLLQVLPSHINRWSVEVEKKDPQPMIQNSVEMYTCIKEIFEIRHILAHESAMNIELENVKIEQAIVLFGEFLEVLNDYIRDVMYPDQPLTQMDMNMSACDDLTKTLDSIEAIDSEIVRQISDKWIERLEYYKRAHESWKKYMEDNSEFEASSFIGGSMWTLIKASSANRIALEREKDLKLLLNQLEENDFC, from the coding sequence ATGAATAAAAATGTAATTGAGTATATTCAAGAAATTAAATCTCGACAACGATTTAAATATATCTATGGTGAATTTCATGGTCGAATCAGTGATATGCGATCAGCTTTTAATGTATTACCACATAAAGAATTTTTGCGTTATTTTCCCTTGTCACTTGTTGCTCTTCTTGAAACATCTTGCAGAATGCTTATTGCCGAACTTATAGACTCTGGAGAACCATATATTTCTAGATCTAAAGAGCTTATGGATAAGCAAAAGATAGATTTTGAAGTAATGAAACATCTCTATGGTAAAAAAATAACAATGGGAGAATTTATCGCACATAGTGTTGCTATCAATAAATTAGAATCGATTGACAGAATATTTACTACTTTATTAGATAAAAAACTTTTACAAGTATTACCAAGTCATATCAATAGATGGAGTGTTGAAGTAGAAAAAAAAGATCCACAACCTATGATACAAAATTCTGTTGAAATGTATACATGTATCAAAGAAATATTTGAAATACGTCATATCTTAGCCCATGAATCTGCAATGAATATAGAGCTTGAAAATGTGAAAATCGAACAAGCGATTGTATTGTTTGGAGAGTTTTTAGAAGTATTAAATGATTATATCCGTGATGTTATGTATCCAGATCAACCTTTAACACAAATGGATATGAATATGAGTGCCTGTGATGATTTAACAAAAACTTTAGATTCAATTGAAGCTATTGATAGTGAAATCGTTAGGCAAATTTCTGACAAGTGGATTGAGAGATTAGAATACTACAAAAGAGCACATGAATCATGGAAAAAGTATATGGAAGATAATTCTGAGTTTGAGGCAAGCAGTTTTATAGGTGGAAGTATGTGGACATTGATAAAAGCTTCTTCGGCCAATCGGATAGCTTTGGAACGTGAAAAAGATTTAAAATTGCTTTTGAACCAATTAGAAGAAAATGATTTTTGCTAA
- a CDS encoding restriction endonuclease yields the protein MNWKDYEREIFEQFQIRYPYASIKHNQKVLGRISNIKRQIDVLIEDQSLDASIRTIVDAKRRTSPIDINDIETFISMMVDVGAHRGILVSPVGYTKGAITRAHNEVNQDIDLDVYSLEELQLFQGQQAIPYSRDYGVLLSAPFGWVVDATKREGCLACLYQRGYDLNAAGNAKEWMYINFWIKETPEQCLEDLLKIQSDGWKNAKLSYLQGVNRTDAKTFIRLAEVPDYPTPEYTGFVEFEEFIFFAVLFTPIENSKRNLRKLREVMRTVLPFNVGTNI from the coding sequence ATGAACTGGAAAGATTATGAACGTGAAATTTTTGAGCAATTTCAAATCCGTTATCCCTATGCTTCAATTAAACACAATCAAAAAGTTTTAGGTCGAATCTCAAATATAAAGCGGCAAATTGATGTATTGATTGAGGATCAGTCTTTGGATGCTTCAATCAGAACAATTGTTGATGCGAAAAGACGCACCTCACCTATAGATATTAATGATATAGAAACATTTATTTCAATGATGGTTGATGTTGGAGCACATCGAGGAATTCTTGTTTCACCAGTTGGGTATACAAAGGGAGCAATTACAAGAGCACATAATGAAGTGAACCAAGATATTGACCTTGACGTATATTCGCTTGAAGAATTACAACTTTTTCAAGGTCAACAAGCTATTCCATATAGCAGGGATTACGGTGTGCTACTATCTGCACCATTTGGATGGGTTGTTGATGCAACAAAAAGAGAAGGATGTTTGGCTTGTCTGTATCAACGTGGATACGATCTTAATGCTGCTGGTAACGCCAAAGAGTGGATGTATATAAACTTTTGGATAAAAGAAACTCCAGAGCAGTGTTTAGAAGATTTACTAAAAATTCAATCAGATGGATGGAAGAACGCAAAATTGAGTTATTTGCAAGGTGTAAATAGAACAGATGCTAAAACATTTATTCGACTGGCGGAGGTTCCTGATTATCCAACTCCAGAATATACAGGATTTGTAGAGTTTGAAGAATTTATTTTTTTTGCGGTTCTTTTTACGCCAATTGAAAACTCAAAACGTAATTTAAGAAAATTACGAGAAGTTATGAGAACTGTTTTACCGTTCAATGTCGGAACAAACATATAG
- a CDS encoding recombinase family protein, whose protein sequence is MLIGYIRVSTDGDRQSTDLQRDALMSAGVDERHIFEDKASGSKDDRIGLAQALEYVKEGDVLVVWKLDRLGRSLPHLIEIVSQLKAKGIGFKSLTEGMDTSSPSGELLFHVFGALAQFERSLIQERVNAGLAAARKRGRIGGRPKAIPQEKMDAILEALNNGMSKAAVCRTFEVKRSTLIDTLNHIQLCTYN, encoded by the coding sequence ATGTTAATAGGGTATATTCGAGTTTCAACTGACGGTGATCGACAAAGTACCGATCTTCAACGTGATGCATTGATGAGTGCCGGAGTTGATGAGCGTCATATTTTCGAAGACAAGGCTTCCGGATCCAAAGATGATCGTATCGGTTTAGCTCAAGCTTTGGAGTATGTCAAAGAGGGAGATGTATTGGTCGTTTGGAAATTGGATCGATTAGGACGCTCCCTACCCCACTTGATCGAAATCGTTTCACAACTCAAAGCCAAAGGTATCGGATTCAAATCTCTGACTGAAGGCATGGATACTTCCAGCCCATCAGGCGAACTATTATTTCATGTGTTCGGAGCATTGGCACAGTTCGAGCGCTCGCTTATACAGGAACGTGTTAATGCCGGATTAGCAGCGGCACGAAAAAGAGGACGTATTGGCGGACGACCAAAAGCAATTCCTCAAGAAAAAATGGATGCTATTTTGGAGGCGTTAAATAACGGGATGTCTAAAGCGGCGGTGTGTCGGACATTTGAGGTGAAAAGGTCAACGCTTATTGATACTCTTAATCATATCCAACTTTGCACCTACAATTAA